One region of Candidatus Spechtbacteria bacterium genomic DNA includes:
- a CDS encoding D-alanyl-D-alanine carboxypeptidase produces the protein MDTRHILISVGFAIFLPVFALAGIFAGNVQNPPSHEATARQGQPPAISSFEASVNEAVSDTPTQPAESPEIQQGQGLKEAQSASQDETIKEDNADDTPTETQPTSVDKEPSPQTPLIQDWKDFLSKYNSAPANLPVSSVMMSSNSLFLHGVRSPDLFPIRNWQVPLMDIDGLSVLAVELPDNKILYEKDSLTARPIASISKLMNALVVVDSMALDEKVVISQNAINTTGTEGDLVVNEIFSVNQLLYALLLESSNDAAVALQEQYDRNNSGEGITFLGTMNQKAHELGLASAFFEDSSGLSQNNVASASDVATLIFEAYKNETLRGILALPIYETKSKDGISHRWVSTNSLLGAISGVVAGKTGYTDEAGECMTIVTKITNDKSVVTVVLGSTNRIQAMTNLITWVKDAYYWQ, from the coding sequence ATGGACACAAGACATATTCTTATTTCAGTTGGATTTGCAATTTTTCTACCAGTGTTTGCGCTGGCGGGTATTTTTGCTGGAAATGTACAGAACCCTCCTTCGCACGAGGCTACGGCGAGGCAAGGTCAGCCACCGGCAATTTCTTCTTTTGAAGCTTCAGTTAATGAAGCGGTAAGCGATACGCCAACGCAACCTGCTGAAAGTCCTGAAATTCAGCAAGGACAAGGATTGAAGGAAGCTCAATCTGCAAGCCAAGATGAAACGATAAAAGAAGATAATGCAGATGACACCCCCACCGAAACTCAACCAACTTCAGTAGATAAAGAGCCATCACCGCAAACACCACTAATTCAAGACTGGAAAGACTTTCTATCTAAATACAATTCCGCGCCCGCGAATCTACCAGTTTCATCAGTAATGATGTCGTCTAATTCTCTGTTCTTGCACGGAGTGCGATCGCCCGATCTTTTCCCAATTCGCAATTGGCAAGTGCCTCTTATGGATATAGATGGCTTGTCCGTGCTTGCGGTAGAGCTTCCTGATAACAAAATCTTGTACGAGAAAGATTCCCTCACCGCGCGGCCAATCGCCAGCATTTCAAAATTAATGAATGCTCTCGTCGTTGTTGATTCTATGGCACTCGATGAAAAAGTGGTCATAAGCCAAAATGCAATAAATACAACGGGAACAGAAGGGGATCTAGTAGTAAATGAAATTTTTTCTGTAAACCAGCTTTTGTACGCGTTGCTTTTGGAATCAAGCAACGATGCCGCGGTGGCACTGCAAGAACAATATGATAGAAATAATTCAGGAGAGGGAATTACATTTTTAGGCACTATGAATCAAAAAGCGCACGAACTTGGACTAGCTTCCGCTTTTTTTGAAGATTCAAGTGGGTTATCGCAAAATAATGTGGCGAGCGCGTCTGATGTGGCAACGCTTATTTTTGAAGCATACAAGAACGAAACCCTTCGCGGCATTCTCGCATTGCCAATATACGAAACTAAAAGCAAAGATGGAATTTCTCATCGTTGGGTTAGCACAAATTCGCTTCTCGGGGCAATTTCTGGCGTTGTAGCGGGCAAAACCGGCTATACCGACGAGGCAGGAGAGTGCATGACTATTGTGACAAAGATTACAAACGACAAATCTGTCGTCACTGTTGTGTTGGGTTCCACCAATCGCATTCAAGCGATGACTAACCTTATCACGTGGGTTAAGGATGCCTATTATTGGCAATGA
- a CDS encoding aminotransferase class I/II-fold pyridoxal phosphate-dependent enzyme, with product MIYTSLSPNTQNDDRRLAWSVLIRPWNWRNEGANKKLQKALAQYLGTTAEVLLFNSGRSAFLTLLKALRIQPGDEILVQAFTCNAVPNPVLWWGAKPVFVDIEKDGYNMDPMDLEHKITPRCKAVVVQHTFGIPANMDALLRVAKNHKLFVIEDCAHALGAEWGGKRVGTIGDATFFSFGRDKVISSVYGGALIVNKKIVSRRALQEWTTLPCPSYLWTSQQLLHPLFMAPIIATYWTVGRYALRAAQRLHLLSKAVTQGERYGRKPEYFPARLPGALAILALHQLEKIELFSAHRNAVADMYKKALDPTPAKNSWLNMSRGAKYVFLRYPMRNQNRDSILQKAKNARILLGDWYDSVIAPRGTDFDIMNYAEGSCPNAEKAAREVFNLPTHVNISKQDARNVINFLKNIL from the coding sequence ATGATCTATACTTCACTTTCTCCCAATACTCAAAATGATGACAGGCGCCTCGCTTGGTCTGTTTTGATACGTCCGTGGAATTGGAGAAACGAGGGGGCTAATAAAAAATTACAAAAAGCCCTTGCGCAATACCTCGGCACCACTGCGGAAGTCTTGCTATTTAACAGCGGTCGTTCGGCTTTTTTGACACTGCTTAAAGCGTTGCGTATTCAGCCTGGGGACGAAATACTTGTACAAGCATTTACCTGCAACGCAGTGCCAAATCCAGTATTATGGTGGGGCGCAAAGCCAGTATTTGTAGATATAGAAAAGGATGGCTACAACATGGATCCAATGGATTTAGAACACAAAATTACACCACGCTGTAAAGCTGTGGTAGTTCAGCATACATTTGGCATACCGGCTAACATGGACGCGCTCTTGCGGGTAGCAAAAAATCATAAGTTGTTTGTAATAGAAGACTGCGCTCACGCGCTTGGCGCGGAGTGGGGTGGAAAAAGGGTTGGCACCATTGGTGACGCCACGTTCTTTAGCTTCGGCAGAGACAAAGTTATTTCTTCGGTTTATGGAGGAGCGCTAATAGTAAATAAAAAAATAGTGTCGCGGCGCGCGCTACAGGAATGGACAACGCTTCCTTGTCCATCGTATTTGTGGACTAGCCAGCAATTACTGCATCCTTTATTCATGGCTCCTATTATCGCAACATACTGGACTGTTGGCAGGTACGCGCTAAGAGCGGCGCAACGCTTGCATTTGCTTTCAAAAGCCGTAACGCAAGGTGAAAGATACGGCAGGAAGCCAGAATATTTTCCCGCGCGACTACCTGGCGCTTTGGCTATACTCGCTCTCCACCAGCTTGAAAAAATCGAATTGTTCAGTGCTCATAGGAACGCGGTTGCGGATATGTATAAAAAAGCGCTTGACCCAACACCGGCAAAAAATTCATGGCTTAATATGTCTCGCGGAGCCAAATATGTATTCTTGCGCTATCCAATGCGCAATCAAAACAGAGACAGTATCTTGCAAAAAGCAAAGAATGCGCGCATTTTGCTAGGGGATTGGTATGATAGTGTCATTGCGCCGCGAGGTACAGATTTCGACATAATGAATTATGCGGAAGGCTCATGCCCCAATGCCGAGAAAGCCGCGCGCGAAGTTTTTAACTTGCCGACGCACGTAAATATATCAAAACAGGATGCAAGAAATGTGATTAATTTTTTAAAAAATATCTTATAG
- a CDS encoding phenylacetate--CoA ligase family protein, translating into MKHDTLNPFYKLFLRLFDRRGFKYDGILNLYKINLDEANSLLCSKSADFWETHGQEMALSLFHEAAESVPAYKDFLRKNNIKHTEIKTIDDFKNVPFTDKENYIKAYSSEELSWDGKVEENTIFSVSSGSSGTPYFWPRGDNLEIETSLIHALILKEFFDAGSTPTLVVISFSMGIYIAGIITLDSILHTSQMGLPISIIAPGVELNDVLRAIKELGPKYNQIVLAGYPPFVKDIIDAGEKRGISWENQKIKFLFATENFSEAFRDYILSKTNATSAESTSINIYGSADSGILGHETPLSVAIRRAASEDKDTASELWGDETFTPTFVQYHPIFKFFEEQEGELLFTARGGVPLVRYNVHDAGKIIPFDEVMKISSLASDQSVQKQPKWTFPFLAVFGKSDFTISFYGLKIYPENIKEGLENEEVVPFATGKFVMQQKSKSNQDQYWEITVELREGVKESALARKIVSDYIVAALRKRNLEYNRLYDAIGERAIPSIRFAAKGDEKYFNVKSIKQRWTKKT; encoded by the coding sequence ATGAAACACGACACGTTAAATCCTTTTTATAAACTTTTCTTACGCCTTTTTGACAGGCGTGGATTTAAATATGACGGAATCCTCAATTTGTATAAAATAAATCTTGACGAAGCAAATTCCTTGCTTTGCTCAAAAAGCGCCGATTTTTGGGAAACTCACGGACAAGAGATGGCTCTTTCTCTATTTCACGAAGCGGCAGAAAGCGTGCCCGCGTATAAAGATTTTCTAAGAAAGAACAATATCAAGCACACCGAAATTAAAACTATAGATGATTTTAAGAATGTACCTTTTACTGATAAAGAAAACTATATCAAGGCATATTCGTCCGAAGAGCTGTCGTGGGATGGCAAGGTTGAAGAAAATACTATCTTTTCTGTCAGCTCTGGCTCTTCAGGTACGCCATATTTTTGGCCTAGGGGTGACAATCTTGAAATAGAAACGTCTCTTATCCACGCTCTTATATTAAAAGAATTTTTTGATGCCGGCAGCACGCCCACGCTTGTAGTAATAAGTTTCTCAATGGGTATTTATATTGCCGGAATTATTACACTTGATTCTATTTTACATACATCGCAAATGGGGTTGCCTATCAGTATTATTGCTCCGGGAGTTGAGCTTAATGACGTACTGCGTGCTATAAAGGAACTGGGCCCAAAATATAACCAGATTGTTCTCGCCGGGTACCCGCCGTTTGTTAAAGATATTATTGACGCCGGAGAGAAAAGGGGGATATCGTGGGAAAATCAAAAGATAAAATTTCTTTTTGCTACAGAAAATTTCAGCGAAGCATTTCGCGACTACATACTAAGTAAAACCAACGCGACTAGCGCCGAATCTACATCAATTAATATATATGGCTCTGCCGATTCGGGGATTCTGGGACACGAAACACCTCTTTCGGTTGCCATACGCCGCGCGGCATCAGAGGATAAAGACACAGCATCGGAATTGTGGGGAGATGAAACGTTTACCCCGACATTTGTGCAATATCATCCCATCTTTAAATTCTTCGAAGAACAGGAAGGGGAGCTTCTTTTTACGGCAAGGGGTGGAGTGCCGCTTGTAAGGTATAACGTCCACGATGCCGGAAAAATTATTCCTTTTGACGAAGTGATGAAAATTTCAAGCCTTGCTAGCGATCAGTCGGTACAAAAACAACCTAAATGGACGTTTCCATTTTTAGCAGTATTTGGAAAAAGCGATTTTACCATCTCTTTTTACGGGCTAAAGATTTATCCAGAAAACATCAAGGAGGGATTGGAGAACGAAGAAGTTGTGCCATTTGCGACGGGTAAATTTGTGATGCAGCAAAAAAGTAAAAGCAACCAGGACCAATACTGGGAAATTACTGTTGAATTGCGCGAAGGCGTAAAGGAAAGCGCGCTCGCCCGAAAAATCGTAAGCGATTACATCGTCGCGGCGCTTCGCAAAAGAAACCTTGAATACAATCGGCTCTATGATGCTATTGGAGAAAGAGCTATTCCGTCAATTCGTTTTGCAGCCAAGGGAGATGAAAAATACTTCAATGTAAAATCTATTAAACAAAGGTGGACTAAAAAGACGTAA
- the aspS gene encoding aspartate--tRNA ligase, whose amino-acid sequence MNRILIKDIVQHENESVTIAGWVHVRRDHGKIIFLDMRDVSGLLQVVILPSAGEFYEKAKDARSEWVLKITGTVQRRPENMKNPNMITGDFEMLAQTIEVLSVAKTLPFSIDGDGYDISEELRWKYRYLDIRRARVREILQARHKVKQTLRNMLTEKGFTEIDTPILTKSTPEGARDFLVPSRHYPGKFYALPQSPQQYKQLLMVGGMDRYFQFARCFRDEDLRNDRLFEFDQLDIEMSFVEQEDIISLLEELVVYVTENVLGKTIQEKPFPRMSYADAMKDYGRDNPDVRKNKEDKNVMAYTWVVDFPMFEKKDDGSWGAAHHPFTAIVDDDIIKLDDPSAYGQIRAKQYDLVLNGAEVFGGSIRTTDPNVLTKVFQALGHSKEEIEDRFGHLLEAFSFGVPPHGGIAGFDRWLLVLLGEQSIREVIPFPTTGNGRTSVMEAPSTVDEAQLNELHLKIIPVKEKE is encoded by the coding sequence ATGAACAGAATTCTTATAAAAGACATAGTTCAACACGAAAACGAATCGGTAACCATCGCCGGATGGGTGCATGTTCGCCGCGACCATGGCAAGATTATTTTCCTGGACATGCGCGATGTATCCGGGCTTTTGCAGGTCGTGATATTGCCTTCTGCGGGTGAATTCTACGAAAAGGCAAAAGACGCGCGTTCAGAATGGGTTTTGAAAATTACAGGCACAGTCCAGCGCCGCCCTGAAAACATGAAAAACCCAAATATGATAACGGGTGATTTTGAAATGCTGGCGCAAACGATTGAAGTTTTAAGCGTGGCAAAAACACTGCCGTTTTCTATTGATGGTGATGGATACGATATCAGCGAAGAACTTCGCTGGAAGTATCGTTACCTTGATATTCGCCGCGCTCGCGTGCGAGAGATATTGCAAGCGCGCCACAAAGTGAAGCAGACCTTGCGCAATATGCTGACGGAAAAAGGATTTACCGAAATCGACACGCCAATCCTTACCAAAAGCACACCGGAAGGCGCGCGCGACTTCCTTGTACCATCTCGTCATTATCCGGGAAAATTTTACGCACTCCCGCAATCACCACAGCAATACAAGCAATTATTGATGGTTGGCGGCATGGATCGGTATTTTCAATTCGCGCGTTGTTTCCGCGATGAAGATTTGCGCAACGACCGCCTCTTTGAGTTTGATCAGTTAGACATAGAAATGTCATTTGTAGAGCAAGAAGATATTATTTCTCTGCTTGAGGAGCTCGTGGTATATGTCACGGAGAACGTGCTGGGCAAAACAATACAGGAAAAGCCATTCCCGCGTATGTCATACGCCGATGCTATGAAAGATTATGGCCGCGATAACCCTGATGTGCGCAAGAATAAAGAAGATAAAAATGTAATGGCCTATACATGGGTTGTAGATTTTCCAATGTTTGAAAAAAAAGACGATGGAAGTTGGGGAGCAGCTCACCATCCGTTTACAGCAATTGTAGATGATGACATAATAAAATTAGACGATCCTTCCGCGTACGGCCAAATTCGCGCAAAGCAATACGACTTGGTGCTAAATGGCGCTGAAGTCTTCGGAGGCAGTATCAGGACCACAGACCCCAATGTTCTTACAAAGGTTTTTCAAGCGCTAGGGCATAGCAAAGAAGAAATTGAAGATCGTTTCGGACATCTTCTTGAAGCTTTTTCTTTCGGCGTTCCTCCTCATGGAGGCATTGCTGGCTTTGACCGCTGGCTTCTGGTATTATTAGGAGAGCAGAGTATTCGCGAAGTAATTCCGTTTCCAACAACCGGAAATGGCAGGACTTCCGTAATGGAAGCGCCAAGCACGGTTGACGAAGCGCAACTTAATGAATTACATCTCAAGATTATTCCTGTAAAAGAAAAAGAATAG
- a CDS encoding histidinol-phosphate aminotransferase family protein yields MTFSTEKYSLPQKRYKMPSKREQFIRLDLNESYGLINDDFLAKLKDFSVFTVGCYPEYEELLDLLANYTGVSTKNIFLTGGSDRAIDLLFKLLFREGDKVIMPSPNFAFYNYRAQFSPIQLVEIPYRDNETSFEFPFEETKQALPGAKALLLCNPNNPLGAAMDESQLNELIATCDDQGIPVILDEAYFGFYPHSHVQDILKHKNLIVLRTFSKFFGMAGLRIGYMLADESIVGEIIKLRGPWELSHFSTYAATTALKNLHYFEEQWKKFAERKAAMEKFLRKEGISVYPSKANFFLFKTENSANFLEAMRDHGILINDLSHHPANLPYLANAVRMAVPSEQDMKKVQEAIHQTVLQL; encoded by the coding sequence ATGACTTTCTCTACAGAGAAATACTCGTTGCCACAAAAGCGCTACAAAATGCCCTCTAAAAGAGAGCAATTTATCCGACTAGATTTGAATGAGAGCTACGGGCTTATAAACGACGATTTTTTGGCAAAGCTGAAGGATTTCAGCGTTTTTACTGTCGGATGTTACCCGGAATACGAGGAACTACTAGACTTGCTAGCCAATTACACGGGCGTTTCTACTAAAAATATATTTCTTACCGGCGGGTCCGACAGGGCAATTGACCTACTTTTTAAACTTTTATTTCGCGAGGGTGACAAGGTTATCATGCCATCGCCAAACTTTGCTTTTTATAACTACCGAGCGCAATTTTCTCCAATCCAGCTTGTAGAAATTCCTTACCGCGACAACGAAACATCCTTTGAATTTCCTTTTGAAGAAACAAAACAAGCCCTTCCAGGTGCAAAAGCGCTTTTGCTGTGCAACCCTAACAATCCTCTTGGAGCGGCAATGGACGAGAGCCAGCTAAATGAGCTTATTGCTACATGCGACGACCAAGGCATACCTGTCATCCTTGACGAGGCATATTTTGGATTTTACCCTCATAGCCACGTACAAGACATCTTGAAACACAAAAATCTTATAGTTTTACGCACTTTTTCCAAATTTTTTGGCATGGCGGGACTAAGAATCGGATATATGTTGGCTGACGAATCTATTGTTGGGGAAATAATAAAACTGCGCGGCCCTTGGGAATTAAGCCATTTCAGCACTTACGCGGCAACAACTGCGCTTAAAAACCTCCATTATTTTGAAGAACAATGGAAAAAGTTTGCCGAAAGGAAGGCGGCGATGGAAAAATTTCTGCGCAAAGAAGGGATTAGCGTCTATCCTTCGAAGGCCAACTTTTTCCTTTTCAAAACCGAAAATTCAGCCAATTTCTTAGAAGCTATGCGCGATCACGGAATATTGATAAATGACCTATCACACCATCCAGCCAATCTACCGTATCTAGCAAACGCGGTGCGCATGGCAGTGCCTTCAGAACAAGATATGAAAAAAGTACAGGAGGCTATTCATCAAACAGTGTTACAACTTTAG
- a CDS encoding peptidoglycan bridge formation glycyltransferase FemA/FemB family protein codes for MSPQIIQITDKEKWDSFVTSQPDHTFLHSWQWGEFNVRMGDKMWRFGVEENGELVSVILVILVEARRGRFLFIPHGPIFQSQISNLKSQNENSKFEILKTLTSELKKIAQQEKAYFIRVSPPMIATEENRQLFADLGFRPAPIHMHAETTWTLDLSPSEEELLKGMRKTTRNLIRRAEREGVEITIGASKEDIDHFYKLHKETVAKHDFIPFSREYIQCEVDAFSKNESVLLRPPTLQCYGRTTEGQAEVISAWYKGEPFGNAQGEPQASAVIIFYGNSAFYHHGASSLRYSNIPTAYAVQWAAIKEAKRRNKKLYNFWGITTSENPKHPWAGLTLFKKGFGGYQTDYLHAQDLPISWRYWPNWALESLRRIKRGL; via the coding sequence ATGTCTCCACAAATCATCCAAATAACAGACAAGGAAAAATGGGATAGTTTCGTCACTTCCCAGCCCGACCATACTTTCCTGCATTCATGGCAGTGGGGCGAGTTTAACGTGCGAATGGGGGATAAGATGTGGCGTTTTGGTGTTGAGGAAAATGGAGAACTCGTATCAGTGATACTTGTAATTTTGGTAGAGGCGAGACGCGGAAGGTTTCTTTTTATACCACACGGGCCGATATTTCAATCTCAAATCTCAAATCTCAAATCTCAAAATGAAAATTCAAAATTTGAAATCTTAAAAACCCTTACATCGGAGTTAAAAAAGATTGCACAACAAGAAAAAGCGTATTTTATTCGCGTCAGCCCGCCAATGATAGCTACTGAAGAAAATCGCCAGCTTTTTGCTGATTTGGGTTTTCGCCCCGCGCCAATTCACATGCACGCGGAAACTACTTGGACACTTGATTTATCGCCTAGCGAGGAAGAATTGCTAAAGGGCATGCGCAAAACCACGCGAAACCTCATCCGCCGCGCGGAAAGAGAAGGCGTAGAGATTACAATCGGCGCCAGCAAGGAAGATATTGACCATTTTTATAAATTACACAAAGAAACAGTTGCTAAGCACGACTTTATTCCATTTTCACGAGAATATATTCAATGCGAGGTTGATGCGTTCTCGAAAAATGAAAGTGTCCTCCTTCGCCCTCCTACGCTACAATGCTACGGAAGGACTACGGAAGGACAAGCGGAGGTGATCTCCGCTTGGTATAAGGGCGAGCCCTTCGGCAATGCTCAGGGTGAACCTCAAGCAAGCGCGGTGATTATTTTTTACGGAAACAGCGCTTTCTACCACCACGGCGCGTCATCGCTTAGGTATTCAAATATCCCGACTGCCTACGCAGTGCAGTGGGCGGCAATTAAAGAAGCAAAGAGAAGAAACAAGAAGCTATATAACTTTTGGGGCATCACAACCAGCGAAAATCCTAAGCACCCATGGGCTGGCTTAACGTTGTTCAAAAAAGGATTCGGAGGCTACCAAACAGATTATCTCCACGCGCAAGATTTACCGATTTCCTGGCGTTATTGGCCAAACTGGGCACTGGAAAGCTTGCGCCGTATAAAACGAGGGTTATAG
- a CDS encoding ThiF family adenylyltransferase — protein sequence MQSIRIEKDKQLLPAGAIFVDTIPTALKELCVIRNPALKSAPPTERAEKCDIFIKNNEGLPAVYVYYPWRNIVARVPSEEIYLELRTARNKNIITKEEQETYRAARVGIIGLSVGSNVINALVFSGGPKNLKIADYDVIEITNLNRLRAPVFAIGMNKTDFAAQQVWELDPFSELDLWTDGVNRQTLEKFILEPKLDVFIDEMDSLELKLLSRIVCREHRIPVVMATDNGDNVILDVERFDEEPERPILHGLVEGVDPDKIAGLAYSEWVKVATRIVDPANLTQRMRESLSEIGKTIAAVPQLGTTATIAGSAVAYAVRKITTKQDLKSGRYIVYLDNSNQTIK from the coding sequence ATGCAATCAATTCGTATAGAAAAAGATAAACAATTGTTACCCGCCGGCGCGATTTTTGTTGACACAATCCCCACAGCGCTGAAAGAACTCTGCGTTATCCGCAACCCCGCGCTAAAATCCGCTCCGCCAACAGAGAGGGCGGAAAAGTGCGATATTTTTATCAAAAATAACGAAGGTTTGCCCGCAGTGTATGTATATTATCCTTGGCGAAATATCGTGGCGCGCGTGCCTAGCGAGGAGATTTATCTTGAGTTGCGCACTGCGCGCAACAAAAATATTATTACCAAGGAAGAACAGGAAACATATAGAGCGGCGAGAGTAGGAATTATAGGTCTTTCCGTTGGTTCTAATGTAATAAACGCGCTGGTTTTCAGCGGTGGTCCGAAAAATTTAAAAATAGCCGACTATGATGTCATTGAGATTACTAATCTCAACCGCCTTCGCGCGCCAGTATTTGCCATAGGAATGAATAAAACTGACTTTGCGGCACAACAGGTTTGGGAGCTAGACCCTTTTTCAGAATTGGATTTATGGACTGATGGTGTAAATCGCCAAACGCTTGAAAAATTTATTCTTGAGCCAAAATTAGACGTTTTCATTGATGAAATGGATAGCTTGGAATTAAAGCTTCTTTCACGCATAGTGTGCCGCGAACATCGCATTCCGGTGGTTATGGCTACAGATAACGGAGATAATGTTATACTTGATGTTGAGAGATTTGATGAAGAACCAGAAAGACCTATTCTACACGGTCTGGTTGAAGGAGTTGATCCCGACAAGATAGCTGGACTGGCGTATTCTGAATGGGTAAAGGTTGCGACAAGAATAGTTGATCCCGCTAACCTCACGCAAAGAATGCGGGAGTCTCTTTCTGAAATCGGCAAAACGATTGCGGCAGTGCCTCAGCTTGGAACCACCGCGACAATCGCGGGATCGGCAGTAGCTTATGCAGTTCGAAAAATTACTACAAAACAAGATTTAAAATCAGGCAGGTATATCGTTTATCTTGATAATAGCAATCAGACAATAAAGTAA